One genomic region from Proteus vulgaris encodes:
- the ftsZ gene encoding cell division protein FtsZ: protein MFEPMELTNDAVIKVIGVGGGGGNAVEHMVRERIEGVDFFAVNTDAQALRKTAVGQTIQIGNAITKGLGAGANPEVGRNAAEEDREGLRAALEGADMVFIAAGMGGGTGTGAAPVVAEVAKELGILTVAVVTKPFNFEGKKRMAFAEQGITELSKHVDSLITIPNDKLLKVLGRGISLLDAFGAANDVLKGAVQGIAELITRPGLMNVDFADVRTVMSEMGYAMMGSGAAKGEDRAEEAAEMAISSPLLEDIDLSGARGVLVNITAGFDLRLDEFETVGNTIRAFASDNATVVIGTSLDPEMNDELRVTVVATGIGMDKRPEITLVTNKQNQQSAMENRYQQMQNSMSSFSAVEESKPAAKAVNEQSTQASKEPDYLDIPAFLRKQAD, encoded by the coding sequence ATGTTTGAACCTATGGAATTAACCAACGATGCGGTGATCAAAGTCATCGGCGTTGGTGGCGGCGGCGGTAATGCGGTTGAGCACATGGTTCGTGAACGTATTGAAGGCGTAGATTTCTTTGCAGTCAATACGGATGCTCAAGCGCTACGTAAAACAGCGGTCGGACAGACTATCCAAATTGGTAATGCCATTACGAAAGGCTTAGGTGCAGGTGCAAATCCTGAAGTGGGCCGTAATGCTGCTGAGGAAGACCGCGAAGGGTTACGTGCAGCACTTGAAGGTGCCGATATGGTCTTTATCGCAGCAGGTATGGGCGGTGGTACGGGTACTGGTGCTGCGCCTGTTGTTGCAGAAGTGGCTAAAGAATTAGGCATTTTGACCGTTGCTGTAGTAACTAAGCCTTTTAATTTTGAAGGCAAAAAACGCATGGCATTTGCGGAGCAAGGTATTACTGAGTTATCAAAACATGTTGACTCATTAATCACTATTCCAAATGACAAATTATTAAAAGTACTTGGTCGTGGAATTTCATTATTAGATGCGTTTGGTGCAGCTAATGATGTATTAAAAGGCGCAGTTCAAGGTATCGCTGAGCTAATTACTCGTCCAGGTTTAATGAACGTTGACTTTGCTGACGTAAGAACTGTGATGTCTGAAATGGGTTATGCCATGATGGGATCTGGTGCTGCGAAAGGTGAAGATCGTGCTGAAGAAGCAGCAGAAATGGCGATTTCAAGTCCATTATTGGAAGACATCGACTTATCTGGCGCACGTGGTGTGTTAGTCAACATCACTGCAGGCTTTGACTTACGTCTTGATGAATTTGAAACAGTGGGTAATACCATTCGTGCATTTGCATCAGATAATGCGACTGTGGTTATCGGTACATCCCTTGACCCAGAAATGAATGATGAATTGCGTGTGACTGTGGTTGCAACAGGTATTGGGATGGACAAACGTCCAGAAATTACACTGGTAACTAATAAACAGAATCAGCAAAGCGCAATGGAGAATCGTTACCAGCAAATGCAAAATAGCATGTCTTCTTTCTCTGCCGTAGAAGAAAGCAAGCCTGCTGCAAAAGCCGTTAACGAACAATCTACTCAGGCAAGCAAAGAACCGGATTATTTAGATATCCCTGCGTTCCTGAGAAAACAGGCTGATTAA
- the ftsA gene encoding cell division protein FtsA: protein MIKATDRKLVVGLEIGTAKVATLVGEILPDGVVNIIGVGSCPSRGMDKGGVNDLESVVKCVQRAVDQAELMADCQISSVYLALSGKHISCQNEIGMVPISEEEVTQDDVDSVVHTAKSVKVKDEHRVLHVIPQEYAIDYQEGIKNPVGLSGVRMQAKVHLITCHNDMAKNIVKAVERCGLKVDQLIFAGLASSFAVLTEDERELGVCVVDIGGGTMDIAIYTGGALRHTRVIPYAGNVVTSDIAYAFGTPPNDAEAIKVRHGCALGSLVGKDENVEVPSVGGRPPRSLQRQTLAEVIEPRYTELLNLVNEEILKVQEQLRQQGIKHHLAAGIVLTGGAAQIDGLVECAQRVFHTQVRIGKPLNITGLTDYAQDPYYSTAVGLLHYGKESHFGEETETEKRSAVGGLFKKLTGWLKREF from the coding sequence ATGATCAAAGCGACGGACAGAAAATTAGTAGTTGGTCTTGAGATTGGTACGGCCAAAGTAGCCACCCTTGTCGGTGAGATCCTGCCTGATGGCGTAGTGAATATTATCGGGGTGGGAAGTTGTCCATCTCGGGGCATGGATAAAGGTGGCGTTAACGATCTCGAATCCGTCGTAAAATGCGTGCAACGGGCGGTAGATCAGGCTGAATTAATGGCTGACTGTCAAATATCTTCAGTATATTTGGCGTTATCAGGCAAGCATATCAGTTGCCAAAATGAGATTGGCATGGTGCCAATTTCAGAAGAAGAAGTGACTCAAGATGATGTTGATAGCGTGGTACATACCGCGAAATCCGTCAAAGTAAAAGATGAACACCGTGTTTTACACGTGATACCGCAAGAGTATGCCATTGATTATCAAGAAGGGATCAAAAACCCAGTTGGATTATCGGGTGTGCGTATGCAGGCTAAAGTTCATTTAATTACCTGCCATAACGATATGGCAAAGAATATTGTAAAAGCAGTTGAACGCTGTGGGTTAAAAGTAGATCAACTGATTTTTGCGGGACTGGCTTCAAGTTTCGCTGTATTAACAGAAGATGAACGTGAATTAGGTGTGTGTGTTGTTGATATTGGTGGCGGTACAATGGATATCGCTATTTATACCGGTGGAGCATTAAGACATACCCGCGTTATTCCTTATGCAGGCAATGTTGTAACCAGCGATATTGCTTACGCTTTTGGCACACCGCCAAATGATGCGGAAGCTATCAAAGTTCGTCACGGTTGTGCATTAGGATCTTTAGTTGGTAAAGATGAAAATGTCGAAGTTCCAAGTGTCGGAGGCAGACCACCAAGAAGTCTGCAACGACAAACTCTTGCTGAGGTGATTGAGCCTCGTTATACCGAACTGCTCAATCTTGTTAATGAAGAGATTTTAAAAGTTCAAGAACAGTTACGCCAGCAAGGGATTAAGCATCATTTAGCCGCAGGTATCGTGCTAACAGGTGGTGCTGCACAGATTGATGGACTTGTTGAATGTGCTCAACGTGTTTTCCACACGCAAGTACGGATCGGTAAACCGTTAAATATTACCGGGCTAACAGATTATGCGCAGGATCCCTACTACTCAACAGCGGTTGGGCTCTTGCATTACGGTAAAGAATCTCACTTTGGTGAGGAAACTGAAACCGAGAAACGCTCTGCTGTCGGTGGTTTATTTAAGAAACTCACTGGTTGGCTAAAAAGAGAGTTTTAA
- the ftsQ gene encoding cell division protein FtsQ, whose translation MSQAALNIKEHKEKQHSDRPSNGTYLSGLIFFLCVIATIVWGGIQVVNWMKDANRLPISKLVLTGERHYTTNDDVRQAILSLGQPGTFMTQDVNIIQQQIERMPWIRQVTVRKQWPDELKIHLVEYVPFTRWNDTYFLDKEGRVFSLPTQLETKGSYPLLYGPQGSEKMVLSGYVAMRDQLLASNLNLKAASMSARQGWQLVLDNDVRLELGRKDNEKRIARFIELYPILQQQTDKRVDYVDLRYDSGGAVGWAPLLLENE comes from the coding sequence TATCAGGATTAATCTTTTTCTTATGTGTGATTGCCACCATCGTTTGGGGTGGGATACAAGTGGTTAACTGGATGAAAGACGCGAATCGTCTACCAATCTCAAAACTTGTATTAACAGGCGAGCGGCATTACACAACGAATGATGATGTGCGTCAGGCGATTTTGTCTTTAGGACAGCCGGGCACATTTATGACACAGGATGTGAATATCATTCAGCAACAAATTGAACGGATGCCATGGATTAGGCAAGTCACTGTTCGTAAACAGTGGCCTGATGAACTTAAAATCCATCTGGTAGAGTATGTTCCCTTTACCCGTTGGAATGATACTTACTTTCTTGATAAAGAAGGGCGTGTTTTCAGTCTGCCAACGCAGTTGGAAACCAAAGGAAGTTACCCTTTGCTATATGGCCCACAAGGAAGCGAAAAAATGGTGTTGTCAGGTTATGTCGCAATGAGAGATCAACTTCTTGCTAGTAACCTGAATTTAAAAGCAGCGTCAATGTCTGCCCGTCAAGGATGGCAATTAGTTTTAGACAATGATGTCCGATTGGAGTTAGGTCGTAAGGATAACGAAAAACGGATCGCTCGCTTTATTGAGTTGTATCCGATACTGCAACAACAAACAGATAAACGAGTTGATTACGTGGATCTGCGTTATGACAGTGGTGGTGCAGTCGGATGGGCTCCTTTATTACTTGAGAATGAATAA